TTTTAACGCCATTAGCGCCACCTTATGCACATGGCAGTCAACTAAAGTGTGTATATAAACTTGGCGTGTGTAAACTAGAGTTGCCAATTAGATAAAATTCTTGGGATGTGGGGGGCTCCGTGGTCTGTTTACTGCCAGTTGGTTCCTACGAACAGCACGGCCCTCATCTGCCGCCAACGGTAGATGCCGATGTGGCGAGATACGTGGCTGATAAAGTAGCCGAGAGGATAGGCGCCAGATCTCTCCCACCTATTTACTACAGCTGTAGCGAAGAGCACAGAGACTTCCCCCAGACAATTTCGGTAAAGTGCCGCAGTTTCTTGCCATATCTTGAAGATGTGCTGAGGTCGGCCGTGGAGAAGTGTGGAGTTGTGGTTGTGGTTGTGGGTCATGGCGGTGTGTGGGACGCTGTGAAGCTAATCTCGGAGCAGTTAAATTATGAACTGGGGCCGCGGGTACTGCCTGTAAACATATGGGCTATTGCATCCCCCAGAGACCACGCGGGAAGCGACGAGACGAGTATATACTTGGCGATCGGCGGATCGCTAGTCGGGGAGCTCGTGGAGATTTGCGAAGGCGATATTTCCCTCTTTGGAAAAAAACGGGTGGGTGAGTTCTCCAAGACGGGGGTAGTGGGCTGTTTAAAGCCAGGTGAGGTATCTGCAGAGAGGGGGAGGACAATGCTCGAATTAGTAGTAGAAAAAATAGTTGAGAGATTTAGGCAATTTACGTCTCTTCGTTACATTTCTTAACCGCTTCAGTCAGCTTCTCAATAGCCCTGACCAGTTCTCTCAACCCGGCTATTTGTATAGAGACTACCGCGGCGTCCCTCGCCTCAGCCTCTTCATCCTTCTTAAGTTCTGACAGTAATTTCTCCAGCTCGTCTTCGTCTTTCTTCTCCTGTCTCTTCTTAAGTATCGACACGTTATATCTAGATAGCTTTAAGCAACTGAAAGATTTAACTAGCGGCTTGTCGAAAACCACATGCTTGTATACTACTCCGACGTGTTTAAGAAACACGTCCCGCCCTTTAGACACCCCGAGGCCCCTGACAGACTGGATTATTTAGTGGAGGGTGTCTTGGAGGCGGGCGCCGTTGTAAAAGAGCCCGAGATGCGGGCCGACGCCTGGGACTTGATATACGCAGTTCACGACAAGAGCTATGTAGATTATGTGAAAAGGATATGTGAAAGAGGTGGCGCTGAGATAGACGGCGACACGTATATCTCGCCTGGCACTTGCGACGCGGCGGCTCTCTCAGTCTCGGCGGTGGCCAACGCCATCGATAAGAGAGAGGTGGCTTTGGTGGCTTCGAGGCCTCCGGGCCACCACGCCGGGTTTGTGGGGAGGGCTCTAACAGCGCCCACCCAGGGGTTCTGTATATTCAACACGGCGGCGATCGGCGCCCTATACCTCGGGGAAGGCGTGGCTGTGGTGGATATAGACGTCCACCACGGAAACGGCACCCAGGAGATACTCTACGCAAAAGACCTCCTCTACATATCAACACATCAACACCCAGCCACCCTGTACCCCGGAACCGGGTATCCAGAGGAGGTGGGCGAGGGCAGAGGCGAGGGCTTCAACATAAACATCCCACTGCCCCCAGAGGCTGGAGACGACATCTACGTCAAGGTGGTGGACGAATTCATAATCCCCATTTTGAGGCAGTACAACCCCAAGCTGGTGATAGTGTCGCTGGGGTGGGATGCGCATAGAGATGACCCCCTTGGAGATCTCAACCTCTCCCTCAAGGGCTACCTCTACGCCATAGACGCCATATTGAAGTTGCAGAAGCCCACTGTGTTTCTACTAGAGGGGGGCTACAACCGTTCTGTTATTAAGAGAGGCACTAAGGCCCTAATACGCCTCGCCACAGCGGGGGAGTTCGCCCCCGGCGAGGCCCAGACGGAGAGCGCGCCCGGCGTCTACAAGCGGTTTGAGGAACTGGCTGTAGAGGTGAGGCGCTACACTGGGCGGTACTGGCGGCTATAGGACTACCTCCAGTTCCCCTCTTAGAACCGGCCCGATTTTTACCTCGGCAAACTCGTTAAGAATAGAATCTGTGCAGACAAGCCTATCTACACAGCTCCTCACTCTCTCCCTGGCGTCTTTTAGAAGCTGGCAGTGAGTCACCGCTGCGTAAACTGCAGAGGCGCCCAAAGTCCTCGCAGACCTGCAGGCCTCAACAAGCGTCCCCCCAGTGGAGAGGATGTCGTCAACAAGGACCACGCTCTTGTTTCTCAAATCCAGCTCCTGTCTGGGAATGAGAGTTATAGCTCCCGTATTCCTATCCCGATACTTCTCGAAATAGGTATAGGGAACCCGCAGGGCCTTTGCCAGAGACTCCGCTCTGCGGACGGAGCCGAAGTCTGGGCTTATAACCACGTCGACGTTGGGAAGGGCCTTGGCGAACTCCTCCGCTGGGTAGACGTTTCTCACCAAAACCCTCGGCGCGTACTCCGCCACGTATTCCTTATGCAGATCCACCGTGACGATGGCAGAAACGCCGAGCTGGCTAAGCAACTTAAACACAGTCTTCGAGCTAATAGGCTCGCCAGGCCTAAAACGCCTATCTTGCCTCGCGTACGGCATATAGGGGATGGCGAGGACTATCCTCCGCACCCCCATGTCGTTTAACGCATCTAGCGTGATGAGTAGCTTAATCAGGTTATCGTTAACACTTGGATAGAGCCTAGCCACCAACACAACCCCCTCATCTGCCTCAGGTACCCGGACGAGCACCTCCCCATCTGGGAAAACCCTCTCCTCCACCTGAGAAACGGGGCCAAGCCCCCCAAGCTCATACGCGATGTCGAGAGCGTTGGGAAAAGACAAGACGCGCATATACCCAGCGACGGGGAGTGGATTTATCTTTTACCCCCCTATGCGGAGGCTTACTCAACCCACTCCACCGCCTGTCTCAAGCCTCTGGACACGCCCCCCGCCTTGACGGCGACCACTATCAGCCGGTCGGAATTTTTTGAATAAGCCTCGCCGTTGAAGTCCCCGTAGAGACTCTCCACGACGAAGCCCACGTTTGTTAAAAGCAGGCGCAACTCGCCAAGACTGTACAGCCTAAGCTCTAGAGTTTTCTCGCCAATGTACTTCCCGTTTTTGTAAATAAGCCTCGTCTCCCTGATTTTAGACGTGATGGGGTTGTAGTACGCCGTGCTGAGTACTCTGTAGGGCCCCGCCGTCAGCCAGAAATTCCACATCTCGCCCAGAGAGGCGTATATGCCCTCCACCTTATCTTTATTCGCTACGTCTATCAAGAGGCGCCCGCCCATCTTAACAACGCCGGAAAGCCACGTCAACATCTCCATGTCTATCTCGTCCCCAAACATGCCGAAGGTAGAGTGCATGATGTAGGCCCCGTGGAAGGCCCCTTTTCGAAAAGGCATCAGCCTAACGTCGGCCTGCACCACATCCCCAAACCTCTTGGCATGTCTCAGATACTCAAGCTTTATATCAATGCCCACCACCGAGTCCCGGGGCATATGCGCCATATGTCTCCCATGGCCGCAAGCTACGTCCAGAAACCGCGCCCCCGCCCTCACGCCCAGACTCCGTTGTACAAAGGCGGCCTCTACTTTAGAAACCTCCTCGTTCCGGTAGTACTGCATAAAATCGAGATATACATCGTCAAAGAACTCCTCAACCCAGCTCATACCACCGACAGTAGCTGTCCAGTATTAAAAACCTCCCTATGCCCCGCAGCCTTACGCAACCTGTTCATAATAGCCAGACCTATGCCCCGCTCCTCCAAGGCCGGCGCCAAACCCACGTCTACTCCAAGCCTGTCGAGGTCTCTCAGCGACTTGTATAAATTTCTCGCCACCTCGTATAAATCAGAACCCATATCAATCACGTAGTCGGCCTCTGCGCATTTACCAACTGCACACAGCACGGCCACCTTAAGCCCCTTAGACTTCAAAGCCCTGACGGCGTCGCCTAGATCGAAATGCACCACTACAAGCGCCGTCTCCGGGGCGTAGTGGCGGTACTTCATACCCGGCGCAAGAGCCACCTCAGCCTCCGCCACCCCCCGCGCCACCGGCGGAATTTCCACAGCGCCGAAAAACCTCTCCAACTCCTCCACAGTAAAGGGACCGGGCCGGAGCAACGCAGGTGGCCTCCTCGTGACGTTTATAATGGTGGACTCCACGCCGAAGAAGGTAGGCCCCCCGTCTATTATGAGATCCACCTCGCCGTCTAGATCCTCAACTACGTGTAAAGCAGTGGTGGGGCTCGGCCTACCTGCCTTGTTGGCGCTGGGCCCCGCAATAGGGGCCCCCAGCTCTCTAATTATGGCAAGAGCCACTGGGTGAGCCGGCGCCCTCACGGCTATAGTGTCCAGCCCCGCGGTCACGCATCTAGAAACAACTCCACGCGACTTAGCCACCACCGTGATGGGGCCTGGCCATACCCGCCTTAGCACCTCGGCGATGTCTCTCGGTATCTCTGCCACCTCCTCAGCCATTTCGAGAGAGTCGACGTGGACTATCAAGGGGTTGTCCATGGGGCGGCCCTTTGCTTTAAACACCTTTATACAGCCGTCTTCTCTATAGGCGTGTGCGAATAGGCCATATACCGTCTCCGTGGGGGCCGCCACTATGCCGCCTCTGTCCAACACCTCGGCCGCGGACTTGATGACGTGGGGATCCGGCCTCGTGGGATCTGTCCGCAACAGCCTCACGCAACAGATTGAGCACAGAGATATAAACACCTACGTGTTGAAGAGCCATGGAGATCACCGTAGTCGGCATGGGCAACATGGGGCAGGCCTTCGCAAAGCGGGCCGCGGCGCAAGGATTTGAGGTGTTGTGGTGGAACCGCACCAGGGAAAAGGTCAAGGAGGCGCCGGGGCGCCCCATCGCCAAGCTGGAGGAAGCCAAGGGCCTCGCCGTGGTGTTCGTCGCCGACGACCAAGCTCTTCACAGCGTGGTGCCGCACCTAGGCGGCGACTACATAGCGCTGGCCGGCACCTACTCAGTCGACGGAGCCAGGAGGGCGCTGGAGCTTCTAAAAGCCCGGGGGAAGAAAGCCTTTGCAATGCCCGTGGTGGGGAGCCCCCGTAACGTAGAAAACGGCGACGCCATATATATAGTAGGGGCCCCAGACGACGTATACGTAAAGGTCAGACCAGTCCTAGAGAAGTTCGGCACCATTCTACACGTTGGTAATGACATCAACGCCGTTGTGCTGAAGCTGGCGTACAACGCCTTCCTAATCTCCACGGTGGCGGTGCTGGGGGAGTCCTTAGCCCTCGTGGGCAAATACGGCATAAACCCAGACGTATTTAAGGAGTTGCTCTCCCTCACTGTGTTTAAAGACGTGGCGGCGCGCTACATCGACAGGATGCTGGGCCACGCGCCGCCCACCTTTACTGTGAAAAACGCCGCAAAGGATATGCGTTACGCCTCGCTAGCCGCCGGCGAGGCCGAGATGGGCAACGTGGCCATAAGCGGGGTTAAGGCGCTGTATGAGATACTCACCGCTATGGGCCGGGGGGAGGAGGACTACGCCAAGGCCGGCGTCTTAGAGTCACGACATGACTAGCTGGGACGTAGTTATTCTAACCGGCATTGCGTTAATAATGCTGGCCTTCTTTACGTATATGTTTTGGAGAGAGACGGCGGTAAGAGGCAGGGAAAAACCCGCGGAGATCTACACAGTTATCCGTTGCGGCGATGGGACTGAGCGCCGGAGGAAATACCAAGAGGGTGACTACGTGGGTAAGCAAGCCGGCGAGTGCGCCGGCGGCTTGGTGGTGGGTATATATAAAGAGGTTCGGCAGGATTAGCGATGGAGCCTTATAAAAAGGCGGAGCCTATAGCCGAGGTTTTGAAGAGAGGCGAGGGTAGGGCCACGGTACGGGGCTGGGTGCACCGTAAGAGGGTATTGAAGGAGAAGATATTCATCTTGCTTCGCGACTCCACCGGCGTAGTTCAATTAGTGCTTCCCAGGGACAGGTTTAGAGAGGCCGAGGACCTGAATCTAGAATCTTCGCTAGTTGTCACCGGGTCGTTGGTGAGGGAGCCCAGGGCGCCCGGCGGCGTGGAGCTTCACGTCGAGAGTATAGACTGGGCCTACAGTGGCGAGCCATATCCCATAAATGAAGACGCCGTCGCCGCCGACAGCGAATACCTCCTAGACGTGAGGCACCTCTGGGTGAGGAGTAGGAAAATGCAGGCTGTGTTGAAGATTAGACACACGGTGTTCGGCGCGATACATGAATACTTTAGGAGGAGCGGCTTCTACGAGGTGCACACGCCAATGTTCATAACGGCGGCTGTGGAGGGCGGCGCCACCCTATTCAAAGTGGACTACTTCGGCCAGCCGGTTTACCTAACCCAGAGCTCGCAGTTCTACCTCGAGGTGTTGATCTACAGCCTCGAGAAGGTGTACGTAGTCGCGCCCAGCTTCAGGGCGGAGCCCTCTAGAACGAGGCGTCACCTCACCGAGTTCTGGCACGCCGAGATGGAGATGGCGTGGGCCGGCATGGAGGACGCGGCGCGCGTCGGCGAGGAGGTGATCAGCCACGTAGTTGAGAAGGTGCTTGAGGAGAGGCAGGACGAGTTGAAATTACTGGGGAGGAAGACTGAATACCTAGAGAGGGCGAAGCCGCCGTTTTACCGGGTGAGCTACGACGAGGCCGTGGAGATTCTGAGAAGGAGGGGCGTTTCTATCAACTGGGGTGACGACATCGGCGCCGATGAGGAGAGGGCCTTGACGCTGGAGTTCGACAAGCCTCTGGTGCTCTACGGCTTCCCCGAGAAGCTGAAGGCGTTTTACCACAGGAATGACCCCAGGAGGCCGGAGGTGACGCTGAGCTTCGACGTCCTCCTGCCGGAGGGCTACGGCGAGGTGATCGGGGGCGGCGAGAGGATATATGACGAAAGGGAGCTCGTGGACAAGATAAAGAGGTTTGGACTAGACCCGAGGGACTATTGGTGGTATATAGATCTTAGGAGGTACGGCTCGGTGCCGCATTCTGGCTTCGGGCTGGGGGTGGATAGACTCACGATGTGGATAACCGGCGCCGACCACATCAGAGACGTTGTGCCGTTTCCACGTGACGTGCGCCGCACCACGCCCTAAGGCCCTCATAACAGGCACGCCGGGCGTAGGCAAGACAACCCACTGCAGAAAACTCGCCGAGGTTCTCAGCACAAGGTGCGTCACAGTTGGCGAGGTACTGGCCAACACCCCCTACGTTGTGTACATACCTGAGCTCGCGACTTACGAAATTAGCGACTTGGCACGCGCCGCCGAGGTTGTGTGTAGAGCCGTCGCCCCCGGCGATGTGGTGGACACGCACGTGGTGGAGCTGTCTCCCGATCCGGAGGCCGTCGTGGTGTTGAGAAAGGCGCCAGACGTCTTGTTTAGAGAGCTGGTGGATAGGGGGTGGCCTCTGAAGAAGGTGCTTGACAACGTCTGGGCAGAGATGCTGGACGTTGTCTACGTCAAGGCTAGGGAGAGGTGGCCCTGGGCCGTGCAGATAGACGTCACCAAGCGGAGCCGAGACGAGACTTTTGAAGCGATAAGGCGGTGTGTGGTGGGGGGCGGCTGTCTAGACGAGGCCGTGGACTGGCTGAGCTACGCCGAGAGGAGCGGGTTTCTGGAATTTATTGAACGTCTGTCTCGCTGGGGGCGCTCCTCTTGACGCCCTTTTTCTCTATCAAAACGAGCATCTTCCAGCCCTGTGCCGAGAGCCTCTTGGCCAAGCTTCTCACCGTGTTCTTAGGCGAAATCAGCACCACGTAGTGAATCACGCCGCCGTGGGCGTAGAGCCTCGCCGCGTATCTCCTACCTGCGGCGTCCTCCATAGCCACGTCAAGAGCATACATCTCCTCC
The sequence above is drawn from the Pyrobaculum ferrireducens genome and encodes:
- a CDS encoding NAD(P)-dependent oxidoreductase yields the protein MEITVVGMGNMGQAFAKRAAAQGFEVLWWNRTREKVKEAPGRPIAKLEEAKGLAVVFVADDQALHSVVPHLGGDYIALAGTYSVDGARRALELLKARGKKAFAMPVVGSPRNVENGDAIYIVGAPDDVYVKVRPVLEKFGTILHVGNDINAVVLKLAYNAFLISTVAVLGESLALVGKYGINPDVFKELLSLTVFKDVAARYIDRMLGHAPPTFTVKNAAKDMRYASLAAGEAEMGNVAISGVKALYEILTAMGRGEEDYAKAGVLESRHD
- the asnS gene encoding asparagine--tRNA ligase; translated protein: MEPYKKAEPIAEVLKRGEGRATVRGWVHRKRVLKEKIFILLRDSTGVVQLVLPRDRFREAEDLNLESSLVVTGSLVREPRAPGGVELHVESIDWAYSGEPYPINEDAVAADSEYLLDVRHLWVRSRKMQAVLKIRHTVFGAIHEYFRRSGFYEVHTPMFITAAVEGGATLFKVDYFGQPVYLTQSSQFYLEVLIYSLEKVYVVAPSFRAEPSRTRRHLTEFWHAEMEMAWAGMEDAARVGEEVISHVVEKVLEERQDELKLLGRKTEYLERAKPPFYRVSYDEAVEILRRRGVSINWGDDIGADEERALTLEFDKPLVLYGFPEKLKAFYHRNDPRRPEVTLSFDVLLPEGYGEVIGGGERIYDERELVDKIKRFGLDPRDYWWYIDLRRYGSVPHSGFGLGVDRLTMWITGADHIRDVVPFPRDVRRTTP
- a CDS encoding ribose-phosphate diphosphokinase: MRVLSFPNALDIAYELGGLGPVSQVEERVFPDGEVLVRVPEADEGVVLVARLYPSVNDNLIKLLITLDALNDMGVRRIVLAIPYMPYARQDRRFRPGEPISSKTVFKLLSQLGVSAIVTVDLHKEYVAEYAPRVLVRNVYPAEEFAKALPNVDVVISPDFGSVRRAESLAKALRVPYTYFEKYRDRNTGAITLIPRQELDLRNKSVVLVDDILSTGGTLVEACRSARTLGASAVYAAVTHCQLLKDARERVRSCVDRLVCTDSILNEFAEVKIGPVLRGELEVVL
- a CDS encoding adenylate kinase family protein — encoded protein: MTCAAPRPKALITGTPGVGKTTHCRKLAEVLSTRCVTVGEVLANTPYVVYIPELATYEISDLARAAEVVCRAVAPGDVVDTHVVELSPDPEAVVVLRKAPDVLFRELVDRGWPLKKVLDNVWAEMLDVVYVKARERWPWAVQIDVTKRSRDETFEAIRRCVVGGGCLDEAVDWLSYAERSGFLEFIERLSRWGRSS
- a CDS encoding histone deacetylase family protein, whose translation is MLVYYSDVFKKHVPPFRHPEAPDRLDYLVEGVLEAGAVVKEPEMRADAWDLIYAVHDKSYVDYVKRICERGGAEIDGDTYISPGTCDAAALSVSAVANAIDKREVALVASRPPGHHAGFVGRALTAPTQGFCIFNTAAIGALYLGEGVAVVDIDVHHGNGTQEILYAKDLLYISTHQHPATLYPGTGYPEEVGEGRGEGFNINIPLPPEAGDDIYVKVVDEFIIPILRQYNPKLVIVSLGWDAHRDDPLGDLNLSLKGYLYAIDAILKLQKPTVFLLEGGYNRSVIKRGTKALIRLATAGEFAPGEAQTESAPGVYKRFEELAVEVRRYTGRYWRL
- a CDS encoding L-threonylcarbamoyladenylate synthase, which produces MRLLRTDPTRPDPHVIKSAAEVLDRGGIVAAPTETVYGLFAHAYREDGCIKVFKAKGRPMDNPLIVHVDSLEMAEEVAEIPRDIAEVLRRVWPGPITVVAKSRGVVSRCVTAGLDTIAVRAPAHPVALAIIRELGAPIAGPSANKAGRPSPTTALHVVEDLDGEVDLIIDGGPTFFGVESTIINVTRRPPALLRPGPFTVEELERFFGAVEIPPVARGVAEAEVALAPGMKYRHYAPETALVVVHFDLGDAVRALKSKGLKVAVLCAVGKCAEADYVIDMGSDLYEVARNLYKSLRDLDRLGVDVGLAPALEERGIGLAIMNRLRKAAGHREVFNTGQLLSVV
- a CDS encoding creatininase family protein is translated as MVCLLPVGSYEQHGPHLPPTVDADVARYVADKVAERIGARSLPPIYYSCSEEHRDFPQTISVKCRSFLPYLEDVLRSAVEKCGVVVVVVGHGGVWDAVKLISEQLNYELGPRVLPVNIWAIASPRDHAGSDETSIYLAIGGSLVGELVEICEGDISLFGKKRVGEFSKTGVVGCLKPGEVSAERGRTMLELVVEKIVERFRQFTSLRYIS
- a CDS encoding class I SAM-dependent methyltransferase, which encodes MSWVEEFFDDVYLDFMQYYRNEEVSKVEAAFVQRSLGVRAGARFLDVACGHGRHMAHMPRDSVVGIDIKLEYLRHAKRFGDVVQADVRLMPFRKGAFHGAYIMHSTFGMFGDEIDMEMLTWLSGVVKMGGRLLIDVANKDKVEGIYASLGEMWNFWLTAGPYRVLSTAYYNPITSKIRETRLIYKNGKYIGEKTLELRLYSLGELRLLLTNVGFVVESLYGDFNGEAYSKNSDRLIVVAVKAGGVSRGLRQAVEWVE